One genomic window of Caballeronia sp. SBC1 includes the following:
- a CDS encoding acetolactate synthase large subunit: MKASDLFVKALENEGVDRIFAVPGEENLDVVESLRRSSIELILTRHEQSAAFMAATHGRLTGRPGVCMATLGPGALNLVTGAAYAHLGAMPMVLITGQKPIMTAHQARFQIVDIVATMKPLTKASRQIVSGSSIPTVVREAFRLAAEERPGPVHLELPEDVAAVEVSDEVALVPLHPVELPVAQEAAIERAAALLMNAERPLVMFGAASNRPRLVGQLTEFIRRTGIPFFNTQMGKGTVAAVGQNEASELWMGTAALSARDYLHEAIDRADLILAIGHDTVEKPPFIMGPKGPKVIHVGYTPAHVEQVFFPHAEVVGDLGLSLARLADQVQGKLPNAAALAPLREGILRRTMDRAQESRFPLTPQRIVHDVREIMPADGIVALDNGMYKIWFARCYRTRSANTLLLDNALATMGAGLPSAMMAALLYPARRVMAVCGDGGFMMNSQELETAVRLKLNLVVLIIQDDAYGMIRWKQAVDNFADWGLTFGNPDFVKYADAYGAKGRRVESAEALAPTLEAAFREGGVQLVIVPVDYSENTRVLVEELKNRVMEVAQ; the protein is encoded by the coding sequence ATGAAAGCATCCGACCTGTTCGTCAAGGCACTGGAAAATGAAGGCGTCGATCGGATTTTCGCCGTGCCGGGCGAAGAAAATCTCGACGTCGTCGAGTCGCTGCGGCGCTCCAGCATCGAGTTGATCCTGACCCGCCATGAACAGTCTGCAGCCTTCATGGCGGCGACCCACGGCCGCCTGACGGGAAGGCCGGGCGTCTGCATGGCTACGCTCGGTCCGGGCGCGCTAAATCTGGTCACCGGCGCCGCCTACGCGCATCTTGGCGCCATGCCAATGGTGCTGATTACCGGACAGAAACCCATCATGACGGCGCACCAGGCGCGGTTCCAGATAGTCGACATTGTCGCCACGATGAAGCCGCTGACCAAGGCGTCCCGGCAAATAGTCAGCGGGAGCAGTATTCCCACCGTGGTGCGCGAAGCGTTCCGGCTGGCCGCGGAGGAGCGGCCCGGCCCGGTCCATCTCGAGCTGCCTGAAGACGTGGCCGCCGTTGAAGTAAGCGACGAGGTGGCGCTCGTTCCGCTGCATCCTGTGGAGCTCCCGGTGGCTCAGGAGGCTGCCATCGAACGGGCTGCGGCTTTGCTGATGAACGCCGAGCGTCCGCTGGTCATGTTCGGTGCCGCCAGCAACCGGCCGCGGCTCGTGGGTCAATTGACCGAGTTCATCCGGCGCACTGGCATCCCGTTCTTCAACACCCAGATGGGCAAGGGCACCGTTGCCGCCGTCGGCCAAAACGAGGCCAGCGAGCTCTGGATGGGAACGGCCGCGCTGAGCGCGCGCGACTACTTGCACGAGGCGATCGACCGCGCCGACCTGATCCTCGCGATCGGCCATGACACCGTCGAAAAGCCGCCGTTCATCATGGGGCCCAAGGGACCGAAGGTCATTCACGTGGGTTACACGCCGGCGCATGTCGAACAGGTGTTTTTCCCGCATGCCGAAGTGGTGGGCGACCTGGGCCTGAGTCTCGCGCGGCTCGCTGATCAGGTTCAAGGCAAGCTTCCGAACGCGGCTGCGCTGGCGCCGCTGCGCGAAGGCATCTTGCGGCGCACGATGGACCGGGCACAGGAATCACGCTTTCCGCTGACCCCGCAACGTATTGTCCACGACGTGCGCGAGATCATGCCGGCCGACGGCATCGTGGCACTCGATAACGGCATGTACAAGATCTGGTTCGCGCGGTGTTACAGGACCCGCAGCGCCAACACGCTGCTGCTCGACAACGCATTGGCGACCATGGGGGCGGGCTTGCCGTCGGCCATGATGGCGGCGCTGCTCTATCCTGCCCGGCGCGTGATGGCGGTATGCGGCGACGGTGGCTTCATGATGAACTCGCAAGAACTCGAGACCGCCGTGCGGCTTAAGCTCAACCTCGTTGTCCTGATCATTCAGGACGATGCCTACGGAATGATCCGATGGAAACAGGCCGTCGACAACTTCGCTGACTGGGGTCTCACTTTCGGCAACCCCGATTTCGTCAAGTACGCGGATGCCTATGGCGCTAAAGGACGGCGCGTTGAGTCGGCCGAAGCACTGGCGCCAACGCTGGAAGCGGCGTTCCGCGAAGGCGGCGTGCAGTTGGTCATCGTTCCGGTCGACTACTCGGAGAACACCCGCGTACTCGTCGAGGAACTCAAAAACCGGGTGATGGAGGTCGCACAATGA